One genomic window of Quercus lobata isolate SW786 chromosome 9, ValleyOak3.0 Primary Assembly, whole genome shotgun sequence includes the following:
- the LOC115959046 gene encoding phosphoenolpyruvate carboxylase kinase 2-like, protein MCETLKNNYQLCEEIGRGKFGTISRCFHSIKSEFFACKTIDKRSLTDQTDRECLENEPKIMTLLSPHPNIVQLFDVFENEDSLSMVMELCEPFTLYDKIIQRPFSEHEASLYMKQLLEAISYCHKLGVVHRDIKPDNLLFDSRNNLKVADFGSAVWLPEGNCTESGVVGTPYYVAPEVLMGRDYNDKVDVWSCGVILYIMLAGVPPFYGESVSEIFEAVLRGNLRFPTRIFRSVSSAAKDLLRKMICRDVSRRLSAEQALRHPWILNEGTSAIE, encoded by the exons ATGTGTGAGACATTGAAGAACAACTACCAGCTTTGTGAAGAAATCGGCCGTGGCAAATTCGGCACCATTTCAAGATGTTTCCACTCGATCAAATCTGAGTTTTTTGCCTGCAAAACCATTGACAAACGCTCTCTTACCGATCAAACAGACCGTGAATGTCTTGAAAACGAGCCAAAGATCATGACCCTTCTTTCTCCACACCCCAACATTGTTCAACTCTTCGATGTCTTCGAAAACGAAGACTCTCTTAGCATGGTAATGGAGCTTTGCGAACCCTTTACTCTATACGACAAGATAATCCAAAGACCGTTCTCTGAACATGAAGCTTCACTGTATATGAAGCAACTTCTTGAAGCGATATCCTATTGTCACAAGCTTGGTGTTGTGCACAGAGATATCAAGCCTGATAACTTGTTGTTTGATTCAAGAAACAATCTGAAGGTTGCTGATTTTGGCTCTGCAGTATGGTTACCTGAAGGAAATTGCACGGAATCAGGTGTGGTGGGAACGCCATACTACGTTGCTCCTGAGGTTTTGATGGGAAGAGACTACAATGATAAAGTCGATGTGTGGAGCTGTGGAGTCATATTGTATATAATGTTAGCCGGGGTTCCTCCCTTTTATGGTGAGTCCGTGTCTGAGATTTTCGAGGCGGTTTTGAGGGGAAACTTGAGATTTCCTACGAGGATTTTCAGGTCAGTGTCTTCTGCAGCCAAGGACTTGTTGAGGAAGATGATTTGTAGGGATGTTTCAAGAAGGTTATCTGCAGAACAAGCCTTAA GGCACCCATGGATCCTAAATGAAGGTACAAGTGCAATAGAATGA